The window GCATCAGTCTCGGCATGCGCCAGATCCTTCCGGATCCGTGGACCGAAGCCAGCAAGAAGTACCACTCCGGTGACATCATTGAGGGCAAGATCAGCCGGCTGGTTCAGAGCGGGGCATTCATGGCGCTTGACGGCGGCATCGAAGGCTTCATCAAGAACAGCGAGCTGGCCCAGCGCCGCGTTGCCCGCCCTGAGGACGTGGTGAAGGTTGGCGACGCCGTACAGGTGAAAGTTCTGGACGTGCGCCCGGACGAGCGCCGCATCGAACTGAGCCGCAAGAGCCAGGAGAAGCGTGAAGAGCGCGAACAGGGCGAACGCGGCGAACGCGGTGACCGTGGTGACCGACAGGCTCGCGAGTACCGCCAGAAGCAACCGGATGACCGCTTCACCCTCGGCGACAGCCAGGGTGATGCGCTGGCCGCCTATAAGGCCGAACTGGAAGCCGCGGAAGCCGAAGCGGCTGCGGCCACCCCGGAAGAGGCTGTGGAAGCTGCCCCCGAGGTTGCGGAAGCTGCTCCCGAGGTTGTCGAGGCGGCCCCTGAGGTTGCGGAAACCGCCCCCGAGGTTGTGGAAGCTGCCCCCGAGGTTGTCGAACCGACCCCTGAGGTTGTGGAAGCGGCCCCCGAGGCAACTGAAGCCACCGAGGAGACCGCCGAGGTCGAGCCGAAGGCGGCAGAGTGACAGGCCGTCCTTGAGGCGTTTCGTGGGAGAGCCCGGCCATGCGCCGGGCTTTTCTGCGACTGAAGGATTCGGCGGCCGGGTGGATCAAATAAGGTGGCGCGGACGAATGCGCGGCGGCCGGAATTGAAGGTTTCAAATTCGGACTGAAACAAATGAGCAAGATGACGCGTCAAAAGGGTTTGGTGCTCGGAGTGACAGGAGCGGCCGGCAGCGGGAAATCCACCGTAACGCAGATGCTGTCCTCATTGGGGGCGCAGACGATCGACGCGGATGCGCTCGTCCGCTGGGCGTACAATGATAGCGCCTTCCGGGGCAGGGTTGTTGCCCGTTTCGGGGACGGTATACTGGATTGCCGGGGCGGGGTAGACCGTGGGAAGCTGGCCGATATCGTGTTCCAGAATCCCGAAGCGCTGGCGGATCTTGAGGGGCTGGTACACCCGGCCGTTCTGGACCAGATGGCGGAGTCCATCGAGATGTACCGCGCGGAACCGGAGCGCGCGCCCGTGCTGGCCGTGGAGGTACCGCTGTTGTTTGAAGCCGGCGCGGACACAATGGTGGATCGGGTATTGACCGTGACCGTTGGCCCGGAGACCCGGGCGCGCCGGCTAGCCGAGCGCGGTTGGGACGCCGAACGCATCGCGGCGGTTGACAGGAGTCAGATGCCGCTTTCCGAGAAGGCGGCGCGCGCAGATTACGTTGTTGAAACGGATGGCACGCTTGAGGACACCGCGGCGCGCGTGGAAGCCCTCTGGCGTCGCATGGTTGAATAAATGGCGTCTCATTTGTATGTCGTTTCGCGCACGCCGCCGTCATGGAGGGCATGCTTCTTGCCTTGGTATCGGGCGACTGATATAATCTGTACTGTGCCTCCTGACGTGTCATGCCAGCATCAGCCCCGCGCCCTTCACAGTGCGCGCCGGGAGCCGCCATTTCCTCAAAACAATCCTCGCCGAGCGGAGTCTGTCCGCTCGTCGGGCCGCATAGCAGACTTTTCCCACACGTCGGCCGTTTTCACATTGAGGGGGAGATAAGGGACATGTTTTTACGAATCGCCGCAAAGGGTACGGCTGTCTGGTTGGGCCTGGTAACGGCCGTTCTTCCGGTGTCAGCCGGCGGCGCCAGGATGACCGTGCTCAGGACCATGCGCCCGGCGCCGGTCGCCGTGGCCGCACGCAAGCCGGCGCCCAAGCCGAAGAAGCCCGCAATGCGCGGCCCGAACTACCTTGGGATCAGGGCTTTGCCCGTCTTCCCGTTGCGCGTTGCCGCGCCGGGCGAGAGGACAGCGTCGGCTTCGCAGGCGCGCGCCAGGTCCTCGCAAAAGACTCACGGCGGAACGCCGGACATCGACACCAATACCACCAACGGATCGTATAACAGTGTTGAGCCAAAGTTCCTCTCCAGCGGAGGCGTCGCGTATACGGCGAACGGCCCGAACGGCAGTGACAACTACCCGCCGCCCGCTCCCGACATCACCAAGGACCCCAATGCCGATCCGCCCCTTGGTATCCAGATGCCCCCCTTCCTGGTTGGGGCAAACGACTACCACATCAGGTACCGGACGCCTGCCGGGACGGTCCTCGTGCGGGTCGCGGTGGGTGACAACGAGGTTGGGGAACAGTTCGAGCCGACTGCCAACAAAACAAACACACTGGGCTTCACGGCGTTTCTGGGTATCCACCACGACATCTATAAGCCCAATGTGACTGTCACGCTTGCGGACGGTACCCAGGTGACCCTGGATTACCATGGATTTCCTGTTCGGACGATCTGTCTGAGTGACGACGCCCTGGCGACATCCCTGACCGGCGACAATGGCACCATTTCCAAAATCCTGCAGCCCGACCTTTACGGCGTTGGCCAGGTTCCGATCACGGGGACAGACGGAACGGTTACGAATAAGTACATGCCGTTGTTCACGCCGGACGCCACCCCGATCTTCTACCCGAATAACAGCCGTTACGTGTTCTTTGTGAGCCTGCGCGGTTACGACCCGAAGAACCCCGCCACGCAGGTCACCAGCCTCTGGATGTGGGACACCGCCAAAGCCATTACCGACGCCGGCTACGTTCAGAAGATTTATTCGTCCCCGACCGGCAAGTCCGTGCTATACCCGCGGTTTTCCGTTGACGGCACTTACCTGACATGGACGGAAGCGGACATCAAATATCCGATGGACGAGAAAACCGGCGCCATCCAGGATCCGGTGTTCGACATTGATGTGTCTCGCTCGATACTGCAGACGCCGTTTGCCTCGCGCGTGTTCCTCGGTAAGATCGCCGTTAGGAACCCCCCTGCCGACAACAAGCCCGCTTCCGCTTCGATCGGCGGCGCCACCCAATTGACGTTGTACGTTGACGAGAAGAATGACGCGCCGCGCGACATGATGTCGTTCTTCAACGGCCTGAACCAGGTGGGTTTCTCCTCCGATCGGCTTGACAAGGATGGCGACGGCCTCGCCGACGGTGTTGAAACCGATCCGACGAAGGCGCTGTTCGACATTTACGTCTATCCGTTCCCGTACGATCCGAACTGCTCCGATGAAAGCGTTCCGGACTCGATGGCACATCGCCAGACACTGGGCGACAAGATGGTCCCCACGATCCCCACTGACCCGACGAGCCCGCTGATTCACTTCGACGATTCGAACGAGCTCTACGGGGACGCGGCGCCGGTCAACTACGGGTCCGACTTGCTGAGCCTGATGACACCGAACATCATGTACCAGGCGGACGACCGCATTCCGACCATACCGCCTCCGACGACCGTCGATCCGAATGACCTCGGGTGGGACATCTGGACGACCAATCGTGCCGGCGCCATCACGTCGCAGGGTGACATCCTTAACGGCCTGCCGGTTGTGACGCCTGATCAGGACCTTCCGGCCGTTCAGCAGAGCGACCTCGTGCTGACGCATCGCAAGGGCTTCCCAAGCGATTACGTCAACATCACCGTCAACGTCAACCCGAAATACTACCACTTTGACGATACGACCAAGGCTCCCACAACCGAGGTGTACGCCCTCGTCAAGGACCCCGACAACCGGATCTACCGCAGCGTGGAGAGCGAAGTTGCTCCGAGCGTGACCTTCACGGCGGACCAGGAAGTCGACGCGTTTCCGGTGAAATTCTGCAAGCCGGACTTCGACGCCTATACGGCCGCCTGGGGCGGTAAAGCAGGCGCTCCGCAGATTGGCGCGCTCATCAAGCTGAAGGCGGTCAATGACACGCCGAATCCGTTGTTCCCCGTGGCCTATACCGGCAAGTGGTACACTCCGGCCGAAGTTTCCGACTTCATGATTGATATCATCGTGAAGGTGCCGCCGATTCCGGCCACACAGACCACCCCGGCGATTCCAGCGCATAGCTATATCACGGATAACATCGGCGGATTCTCTACCGCG is drawn from Armatimonadota bacterium and contains these coding sequences:
- the coaE gene encoding dephospho-CoA kinase (Dephospho-CoA kinase (CoaE) performs the final step in coenzyme A biosynthesis.), which translates into the protein MSKMTRQKGLVLGVTGAAGSGKSTVTQMLSSLGAQTIDADALVRWAYNDSAFRGRVVARFGDGILDCRGGVDRGKLADIVFQNPEALADLEGLVHPAVLDQMAESIEMYRAEPERAPVLAVEVPLLFEAGADTMVDRVLTVTVGPETRARRLAERGWDAERIAAVDRSQMPLSEKAARADYVVETDGTLEDTAARVEALWRRMVE